The sequence gtttttcaatgtatgtccattactcagtatgcatatctttgggatgaccaaattattcatgccaactaataaaattattagtactcgtaaactccaagtttactacgtcatgtgccttttgctttagtaaaattctgatttactattatatgactaaatttcaattttattactccaagagtaattttcagatttatttcttctcaattactttatcctttaggtgagtcgtgattctatcattgaatgaactaatttgaagaaaattgtgcatgtaaacatattatttgtgccaacatttttgcaaacatcaagttgagAAATAATAATAGACACACATGAGATcatatagaagaaacatttgTTAGGATCATTAAATAACTAAACAATCCACTTGGTGGAtgactaggtccacaaatatctgtatacgttcctagaacgcagaaaattcaatctcaactttcgtttatggtggtctcacaattagcttgccttgctaacaagtagtataagaaaattcaccatttaaaagaatttttagtttcttccatgaaagtccattttaatttttcataatttgtctaaacattatagactaacgaTGTCCCAGACAATCGTGTCAAACTAAGAAAGTATAGGAATtagtaaatttcttatttaccgtagaatgtgcctcaattgcactaattttaTCCAATACACGCTTGAAGATAAAGTatgaaacttttctataatacatgtcttcttagagacattcttggtgataccacatcatTGATGAAATATCACAATCTTTCACATgcctagcatggtggcttaCACCTCATTCTCTTTAGAGAATGGATCcatattttagcatttatcagaagttctcattcttcatgaatggaacacaaacatgtgagcttatcaaattatgatagctttagtacctcattccatatttatgtgcattattcaatcacttgtcttctttcagacatattatgcactacAACCACATTCACTTTATgtaatggagcaaattcagtaaatttcatgacttctcatcagaaacacattagtttttctttagttattattatattatcaatatggtgtattaagactcaaattcaatatcttatccatataaaagtgtCTTAGGTCATAAATCGATGGGTCTTGAACCCAATATCTTATCATCACGGTGCACCAAGACTTTAACCCAATGTCTTGCTCTCTTGGTGCGATTGGACGTAAATCCATTGTTTTATCCATATAAAGACATCTTAGGCCACAAATCGATGAGACTTGAATCTAACATCTTTATCTTGATGCCTTATCCCTTTTCATGTGattaaacataaattcatcatcttataaaaatgttatatcattgcaataaataaaaaaggctACAATTTAATTATAACTACTGTTAcccatataaaaatattataccaATAGCATgatagaaatttgaaaaatataaattttacacTTTGCAATCATATCGATCTATTGTTTTCTTTGTATAATTTTCCTTTTAACAAGTACTTGGATGGTTGTGTCTTCTAACCACACTACTCAAGACCACATTTAATATTTGAAAGTAAccaaatttttcttatttctaaaGATTTAAAGGTGAGCCAGTAAACAGTAAATAATGTGTTATCTTTAATACTTTTCATAGTAGTTAAAGTCGGCAACATAACTAatccataaaatcaatgcaaaagaCAATACTTGGAACATGTTACCTGGACTAAAGGAACGTAGCATCGTGTGAATTTCATctccaataaaaaaaaagtgatggcagagtctcgtgctgataacgtgttatgaaactatataaatttagaagaagaagaaagtagggagaagagaaaaagacttcttattcatcttgaagtatattcaggattcatatatctttcacaaatcttatttacaacgaaggaaaaccctttatttgtaggaaaaccttacttggtccccaagtaggattcctaaccatatcctacaaggactccacataattagacattcactataatacaaattgtttataacaaaaaagctattttttgaaagaaaaaagaaatacaatattTACCTGTCTTCCTTATCCAACACACCATTCCCCTACCAAGTGCTTTTTTACTCACAGCATCAGTCTTTCACCTTCCACTGTACCATTTTCTTGAACAAACTGAATATTCTGAACAAGAAAAACTCCATCAATGAATCCAGAAAGCTCCAATAACAACAGCAAAACAAACCCCAGAAAAAGACCATTAGTAGAAGAACCTAACAATAACAAACAACCAATAACCCTAAATTCCATGTTGGTAGCCATTGATCACAACAATCTCTTTTACACAGTCTGTTCTATATGTGAAAAGACTCTACCTAAACCTTCTCCAAATACCCATATCcccaattcttcttcttctacatcATCATCTTCAATACCCTTTTGCAAAAATTGCAACTTTAACTCTGGTTCCAAACGCCTCTTTCGTGTTCTTGTatgtgaatttttctttttctttttgtgttatTCTGTgcaattttgatgttttttagTTGGTTCTTGTCAAAGGTTTGATTTTTCTTTGTgggtaatttttctttttttctttttgcagaTGTCGATAGCTACTGAGAAAAGAGTGGTTGTAGTGATAATGTTTGATAGGGCGGCTAGGGTTTTGTTTGGTTGTTCTGCCGATGAGTTCTTTGATTTTGCCAAGACTCATCCCTTTGCTGGTAACTCAGATTAATCTACCTTTTTCCCtcttaatttccttttttatcttttaaagcTGCACTGATGCAACATTTAGGAGATGTGTGATAGGCTGGTTATCGCGGTTTTTAGGAGAGGTAGAAGTAGGCTTAAGAAGACCTAGGGAGGTGATTAGATAGAATATAACAGATATTTTGCTTACTACGACATTACCCTGCTTAAGGAGAGGTAGAAGTAGGCTTAAGAAAAACTAGGGAGGTGATTAGAAagaacatgacaaataatttgcTTCCTACAACATGACCCTACACAAGGAGAGGTCGAAGTAGGCTTAAGAAGGACTAGGGAGGTGATTAGAGGGAACATGACACATATTTTGCTTACTATGACATGACCTCACATAGGAAGGTATGAAAGACGAGAATTAGGTTAGAAGGGTAGTGAGTAGTCGAGAGGTTGTCTATAGCAGGTTTTAGGAGAGGTCAAAGTACATTTAAGAAGAACTGGGAAAGGTGATTAGACAAAACATGAAGACTAATCGAAGATTTGGGAAGGCATTGAGGTCAAGTATTAGGCTAGTAGGTAAGTAATCAAGTGTTGTTTTACTTTTATGTGGTTGAGACATGGGCTAGTCTACTCTCCTCGTCTTCTCCTCATTTACTAGTATTAGTTAGTATACCCAATGGGATTTTTCattgatatgttgttgtttttactatttttattttgttttatttttcttgctattttgctattgttattttcttttcattctaGCTTTGATTTCACTTCTCTTGAGTGgagggtctatcggaaacaacctcttcCAGTTTGTTGTTTACAAGGGCAATTTCGCTTATGCTTGAAATAAGTCAACAGCATTGTTTGCAGGATATATGtatactaaaatataatatgaaagtCAGTTCCAAAGAAAACTTAGCCATTATAGTGAAATGTTGTTAGAGACAGGTTTGACTGTAGTAGTAAATGAAAAGCACACTGTTCATTAAgagttataaattttattttcttatgctTTAGGAATTCtatgaaacaaaaaagaatgaaagaagTAGGAGATGATGGGGGAATGTTTCTGTAGGAATTGAAATTCTAATGAAACTTACTCCATCTGTCCCAATATATGGGATAACTCTTTTTATTTGGAGATGTCCCAAGATGGTTGATAGTTGACACTTGGCACTATTTTATTGCCACACGACTTTCTTGACTTTCAAGTAGTCGAATTTATTAATCTTATTTAAATTTCGTATTTTTGTTGAAATGTTTCTCCATCTAACTACACTCCAGCAAtcgttttattattttcttctacTATTGCTAAATGTAATATATAAGTTCAATTAGCATCTTaaaattctcatgttaaatgGAACAGCGAGAGTATTTGGTCATGGtccataatttttttccaaGAATCTTATAATTGCATCTTACAGTGTTTGCTGGACCATATGAAGGGGATTCTGActtttttgagaattcttttaTGCAGCCGCGTCTGCGGGTAATGCTTTGGAGGGAGAGATGTTGAAGATCACCTTGTCCCAACCAAAGAATGGAAATGCACGACATCTACGAGTGGTATCACTTTTTCCATTGCGGACAGGTTTTCAGCCTGTGATTCAGACCTTGAGGGAACTATATCGAGCAAGAGGCGGTTCATAGCTATTGTATTCAGGTCTTTGTGtgtcaaattttcttttgagcAGCCTTATTGTTCGTGTACATCTCCATCGTTCCATTCACAAAAAGAACATGAATGCATGCATCTTTTGTTGAATATTAGTTATCTCCTTTAAACACTACTCTGAGCTTAGAAGACTATGGGGTGCGCTTCCATTATTATAGTTATCAGCTTAAAACGAAATGTGAAATTTAAGTGTTGGGTAGCATATCAAAGTTTGCTCTATGTGCCAtctaacaacatcaataaacAT comes from Solanum pennellii chromosome 1, SPENNV200 and encodes:
- the LOC107011547 gene encoding uncharacterized protein LOC107011547, whose amino-acid sequence is MNPESSNNNSKTNPRKRPLVEEPNNNKQPITLNSMLVAIDHNNLFYTVCSICEKTLPKPSPNTHIPNSSSSTSSSSIPFCKNCNFNSGSKRLFRVLMSIATEKRVVVVIMFDRAARVLFGCSADEFFDFAKTHPFAAASAGNALEGEMLKITLSQPKNGNARHLRVVSLFPLRTGFQPVIQTLRELYRARGGS